From a single Nicotiana tomentosiformis chromosome 2, ASM39032v3, whole genome shotgun sequence genomic region:
- the LOC104105095 gene encoding probable helicase MAGATAMA 3 isoform X3, translated as MRSVGNANKVNSAVSIQNEGEARNKQDGSWTFEEFVINKFKRIQEQLTFCLTSLYTYLPTSFLPLEVVKDMIRVLEMLQTLGTLFRTVATFKRSKEILYGVEIVTRNNGRHFRNMYATKTESIKILKSLSERISLPNITDIRSFCLKGACLIFCTASSSSKLYTEGMIPLEMVVIDEAAQLKECESIIPLQLPGIRHAILIGDEKQLPAMVQSKISEKADFGRSLFERLVIIGHKKHLLNVQYRMHPAISLFPNREFYENKIMDGPNVKEAMYEKRFLKGNIFGSYSFINISSGKEEYDNKHSTRNMAEVYVIAEIVANLYKESVASRQKVSVGCISPYKAQVFAIQQKLGQKYSTDVNSYFSVNVRSVDGFQGCEEDVVIISTVRGNGSGLVGFLSSRQRANVALTRARFCLWILGNATTLVNSGSIWKQLVIDSKARGCFFDVHEDKSLTQAILSATIEVGQIETLLSMDSPLFETA; from the exons ATGAGATCAGTTGGCAATGCGAACAAGGTCAATTCTGCTGTGAGCATTCAGAATGAAGGGGAGGCAAGAAACAAACAAGACGGTAGTTGGACATTTGAGGAGTTTGTTATCAATAAATTCAAAAGGATCCAGGAGCAGTTGACATTTTGTCTAACAAGCTTGTACACTTATCTTCCTACTTCTTTCCTTCCACTAGAAGTAGTTAAAGATATGATCAGAGTTCTTGAGATGCTTCAAACTCTTGGAACACTGTTCCGCACTGTGGCAACATTCAAAAGGTCAAAAGAAATTCTGTATGGAGTTGAAATTGTTACAAGGAATAATGGGAGACATTTTCGGAATATGTATGCAACTAAAACAGAAAGCATCAAAATATTGAAATCTCTTAGCGAGAGAATCTCTCTTCCTAATATCACTGATATTCGAAGTTTTTGTCTGAAAGGTGCATGTTTGATTTTCTGCACTGCTTCTAGCTCCTCAAAATTGTACACAGAAGGAATGATCCCTCTGGAGATGGTGGTAATTGATGAAGCTGCTCAGTTGAAAGAATGTGAATCCATTATTCCCCTACAGCTCCCTGGTATCCGTCATGCCATACTTATTGGGGATGAGAAACAATTGCCTGCAATGGTTCAGAGCAAG ATCTCTGAGAAGGCTGACTTTGGAAGGAGCTTATTTGAGAGGCTGGTAATAATAGGGCACAAGAAGCACCTTCTTAATGTTCAATATAGGATGCATCCTGCAATTAGTTTGTTTCCAAATAGAGAGTTCTATGAAAACAAAATTATGGATGGTCCGAATGTGAAAGAAGCAATGTATGAGAAGAGATTTCTTAAAGGAAACATTTTCGGTTCCTATTCATTTATTAACATAAGCAGTGGAAAAGAGGAGTATGATAACAAACACAGCACAAGAAATATGGCAGAAGTTTATGTCATTGCTGAGATCGTTGCCAACCTTTATAAAG AATCTGTTGCTTCAAGGCAAAAGGTTTCTGTTGGTTGTATATCTCCCTACAAGGCTCAAGTTTTTGCAATTCAGCAAAAACTTGGACAGAAATATAGCACAGATGTCAATAGCTACTTCTCAGTGAATGTACGATCTGTTGATGGTTTTCAAGGCTGTGAAGAAGATGTGGTTATTATCTCCACTGTTCGTGGTAATGGGAGTGGATTAGTGGGATTCCTTTCTAGTCGTCAGAGAGCAAATGTAGCACTGACTCGAGCAAG GTTCTGCCTTTGGATATTAGGGAATGCCACAACATTGGTTAACAGTGGTTCCATTTGGAAGCAATTAGTCATTGACTCCAAGGCTCGTGGTTGTTTCTTTGATGTTCATGAAGACAAGAGTTTGACTCAAGCGATCTTGAGCGCTACCATTGAAGTTGGCCAGATTGAAACTTTACTCAGCATGGACTCCCCTCTATTCGAAACAGCCTAG